One Ignavibacterium sp. DNA segment encodes these proteins:
- the murI gene encoding glutamate racemase: MEKEKPIGVFDSGIGGLTVVKRLSSVLPKESIVYFGDTARVPYGSKSNSTVIDYSIQNTNFLLSKNVKAVVVACNTASSIAIPSLKEKFDVPVIGVILPGADMAVGETKNGKIGVIGTRATISNQAYSKAIKEIDDQIKVYEKACPLFVPIAEEGWIHHKATYNIAEEYLAELKAKDIDTLVLGCTHYPILADVIQDVIGKDVKLIDSGIATAEVVRNEINRIGFETNSAVPGNLDLYVSDIPTTFKQVAELFLGKQINEVVKVDIEELLKTKT; this comes from the coding sequence ATGGAAAAGGAAAAACCTATCGGTGTATTTGATTCCGGTATCGGCGGTTTAACTGTGGTAAAAAGATTATCATCAGTGCTGCCGAAAGAAAGTATTGTTTATTTTGGTGATACCGCACGTGTGCCTTACGGTTCAAAATCAAATTCAACTGTTATTGATTACTCAATCCAGAATACTAATTTTTTACTAAGTAAAAATGTTAAGGCTGTTGTTGTTGCGTGCAATACTGCCTCATCAATTGCAATTCCTTCATTAAAAGAAAAATTTGATGTTCCGGTTATTGGCGTAATTCTGCCGGGCGCTGATATGGCAGTAGGCGAAACAAAAAACGGAAAGATCGGAGTTATCGGAACACGAGCAACAATATCAAATCAGGCTTATTCAAAGGCAATAAAAGAAATTGATGATCAAATTAAGGTTTACGAAAAAGCTTGTCCTTTGTTTGTACCGATTGCAGAAGAAGGCTGGATACATCACAAAGCCACTTATAATATAGCAGAAGAATATTTGGCAGAATTAAAAGCAAAAGATATTGATACGTTAGTACTCGGATGTACGCATTATCCAATTCTTGCCGATGTAATTCAGGATGTAATTGGTAAAGATGTTAAACTGATTGATTCGGGTATTGCCACTGCAGAAGTTGTGAGAAACGAAATAAACAGAATAGGATTTGAAACTAATTCTGCTGTTCCGGGAAATCTTGATTTATATGTGAGTGATATTCCAACAACATTTAAACAAGTTGCTGAATTATTTTTAGGCAAACAGATCAATGAAGTAGTTAAGGTTGATATAGAAGAATTGCTTAAGACTAAAACTTAA
- a CDS encoding asparaginase, with translation MKKILVVFTGGTFSMMIDEKTGGAVPKYSGNELLAMIPEAKLLAEIECFDFGKYPGPHVTPELMLDLSKKINTKLKADKYDGVIVTHGTDTLEETAYFLDLTIKTEVPIVVIGAMKNSSEPDWDGPKNLIDALTICMNDNSKNLGVLVCLNGEINAASEVTKIYSDSVESFKSLDFGTLGFVQNGRVIFNRLPRRLETIETQKINSNVDLLTVYAGMDEKFFKFSADSSVDGIVVEALGVGNVPPPAFEGIKYAVEKKIPIVLTSRCPAGETDDIYSYPGAGKHLHDLGVIFSDYLNGQKARIKLMIVLGLTNKYDEIKKYFE, from the coding sequence ATGAAAAAAATATTAGTTGTATTTACCGGCGGGACTTTTTCTATGATGATTGATGAAAAAACCGGTGGTGCAGTCCCAAAGTATTCCGGAAACGAACTGCTCGCGATGATTCCCGAAGCAAAATTATTGGCGGAAATTGAATGCTTTGATTTTGGAAAATATCCCGGTCCGCATGTTACACCGGAATTAATGTTAGACCTGTCAAAAAAAATAAATACAAAACTTAAAGCAGATAAATATGATGGTGTAATTGTAACACACGGAACAGATACACTTGAAGAGACTGCTTACTTTTTAGATTTAACTATTAAAACAGAAGTGCCAATTGTTGTTATCGGAGCGATGAAGAACAGCTCTGAACCGGATTGGGACGGACCAAAAAATTTAATTGATGCTTTAACTATTTGTATGAATGATAATTCAAAAAATCTTGGTGTACTTGTCTGTCTGAATGGTGAAATAAATGCTGCCAGTGAAGTAACAAAAATTTATTCTGATTCAGTCGAGTCCTTTAAAAGTCTTGACTTTGGTACTCTTGGTTTTGTTCAGAATGGAAGGGTAATATTTAACCGTTTACCCAGAAGGCTTGAAACAATTGAAACACAAAAGATAAATTCTAATGTAGATTTGCTGACTGTTTATGCGGGAATGGATGAAAAGTTTTTTAAATTTTCTGCTGACAGCAGTGTTGATGGAATTGTTGTTGAAGCGCTCGGAGTAGGCAATGTTCCACCGCCTGCCTTCGAAGGAATAAAATACGCAGTTGAAAAAAAGATCCCAATTGTTCTGACATCCCGATGCCCTGCAGGCGAAACAGATGATATTTACAGTTATCCCGGTGCAGGAAAACATCTTCATGATCTTGGAGTTATTTTCTCTGATTATCTGAATGGTCAGAAAGCCAGAATTAAACTTATGATCGTTCTTGGTTTAACAAATAAATATGATGAGATAAAAAAGTATTTTGAATAA
- a CDS encoding NifU family protein, whose amino-acid sequence MLMVQDVDLTPNPHALKFILNEKLLDRETRQYADKESAQNDPFATGIFEIPGVVSVFYMDRFVTIEKSPENNWGQIQRPFINFLKTFDKNLIPAEQEVNVSNEESNELLKQINILLDQKVRPALAGDGGGLEVLGLDGYTVMIRYQGACGSCPSAISGTLMAIEGLLKRDINPAINVIPA is encoded by the coding sequence ATGTTAATGGTTCAAGATGTTGATTTAACTCCAAACCCTCATGCATTAAAATTTATATTGAATGAAAAACTATTAGATCGTGAAACCCGTCAATATGCAGATAAAGAATCTGCACAAAACGATCCATTTGCAACAGGTATTTTTGAAATCCCAGGTGTGGTTTCTGTTTTTTATATGGATAGATTTGTAACAATTGAAAAATCACCTGAAAATAATTGGGGACAAATACAAAGACCTTTCATTAATTTCTTGAAAACATTTGACAAAAATCTGATTCCTGCCGAGCAGGAAGTAAATGTCAGCAATGAAGAATCAAATGAATTGTTAAAGCAAATAAATATTTTACTAGATCAAAAAGTAAGACCTGCATTAGCCGGAGATGGCGGTGGTTTAGAAGTTTTAGGATTAGACGGTTATACAGTTATGATTCGTTATCAGGGTGCCTGCGGCAGCTGCCCGAGTGCTATCAGCGGAACCTTAATGGCAATCGAAGGATTACTTAAGCGTGATATAAACCCTGCAATAAATGTAATTCCGGCTTAA
- a CDS encoding methylated-DNA--[protein]-cysteine S-methyltransferase: MNKTYYSEETIGGIKIIVLVSRKGIKKLSLNPKENIPELSSSTKLHNDDPYLFGAFNQLREYFSGERKKFNLPLDLEGTEFQNKVWKELQKIPYGKTISYKTLSEKIGNVKAIRAVGKANGQNPVAIIIPCHRVIGSNGSLTGYAGGLDIKEKLLLLEGVISPDLFE; this comes from the coding sequence ATGAATAAAACATATTATTCTGAAGAAACAATCGGCGGAATAAAAATAATTGTTTTGGTATCAAGAAAAGGAATAAAAAAACTATCCCTCAATCCGAAAGAAAATATTCCTGAATTATCTTCTTCAACAAAGCTGCATAACGATGATCCGTATTTATTCGGAGCATTTAACCAATTAAGAGAATACTTTTCAGGCGAAAGAAAAAAATTTAACCTCCCACTTGATTTGGAAGGAACAGAATTTCAAAATAAAGTTTGGAAAGAATTACAAAAAATTCCTTATGGAAAAACTATTTCTTATAAAACTCTTTCAGAAAAAATTGGTAATGTAAAAGCAATCCGTGCAGTAGGTAAAGCAAACGGACAAAATCCTGTTGCCATAATTATTCCTTGTCATCGTGTAATTGGAAGTAACGGAAGTTTAACCGGTTATGCAGGCGGGCTGGATATAAAAGAAAAACTCCTTCTATTGGAAGGAGTAATAAGTCCGGATTTGTTTGAATAA
- a CDS encoding aldo/keto reductase, whose protein sequence is MATVEGTKKYIIEYPEIKSKVLGKTGLTVSICGFGGYRIDNEVLQHKNALELALTSGINLVDTSSNYSDGGSEILVGKVLNRLVLENIIDLGNIVVVSKGGYLQGSNLKLAIDRELSGKPFNEVVKCGQDLWHCISPDFLENQITLSLQRLNLKKIDVYLLHNPEYFLTYSIISDSNRREREFYRRIKSAFIHLEKEVDNGRISYFGISSNTFAEKQSKQNFISLERVVEIANEISDNNHFAVVQFPMNLIENGGLNILNQENQSKTFLDTAAENNLGVLVNRPLNAINKNKLIRLADYSVTEDRNEQEIFNLIDDLNKQENLIIEKYINYIGLSVSGKKNLIDCISVSNILKTNYKNFDDPGKFREIKTTYLIPRANYAINEIGRNYSNDENILRALRNYAVTTNILLDSIFSNLAKNKNKENLIFHKAIDKFANIEQQKLSLSQKAILLINSVPQVTSTLVGMKSVNYVEDVKKSIKCEYLEKYSDYWHNNGSII, encoded by the coding sequence ATGGCTACAGTTGAAGGAACAAAAAAATATATTATTGAATATCCGGAAATAAAATCCAAAGTATTGGGTAAAACAGGGTTAACAGTTTCGATATGCGGGTTCGGCGGATACAGAATTGATAACGAAGTATTACAGCACAAAAATGCTTTAGAGCTTGCACTTACTTCGGGAATTAACTTAGTTGACACTTCATCAAATTATTCTGATGGCGGAAGTGAAATCCTTGTTGGAAAAGTTTTAAACAGGCTTGTATTAGAAAATATAATTGATTTAGGAAATATTGTTGTTGTTTCTAAAGGCGGATATTTACAAGGCTCAAATCTTAAGCTTGCAATAGATAGAGAACTATCGGGTAAGCCATTTAATGAAGTAGTTAAGTGTGGGCAGGATCTTTGGCATTGTATCAGTCCGGATTTTCTTGAAAATCAGATCACGCTTTCTTTGCAAAGATTAAACCTTAAGAAGATTGATGTTTATCTGCTTCACAATCCTGAATACTTTTTAACATACTCGATCATTTCAGATTCAAACAGAAGAGAGCGGGAATTTTATAGAAGAATTAAATCTGCATTTATCCATCTTGAAAAAGAAGTTGATAACGGAAGGATTTCATATTTCGGAATTTCATCAAACACTTTTGCCGAGAAACAATCAAAGCAAAACTTTATTTCACTTGAAAGGGTTGTTGAGATTGCAAATGAAATTTCTGATAATAATCATTTTGCTGTTGTACAGTTCCCAATGAATTTAATTGAAAATGGCGGGTTGAATATTTTAAATCAGGAAAATCAATCTAAGACTTTTTTAGATACAGCTGCTGAAAATAATTTAGGAGTGCTGGTTAATCGTCCATTAAATGCAATCAATAAAAATAAACTTATCAGATTAGCAGATTATTCTGTAACTGAAGACCGAAATGAACAAGAAATTTTCAATTTGATAGATGATTTAAACAAACAAGAAAATCTGATTATAGAAAAGTATATCAACTATATTGGATTAAGTGTAAGCGGGAAAAAAAATCTTATTGATTGTATTTCTGTTTCAAACATCTTAAAAACAAATTACAAAAACTTTGATGATCCCGGAAAATTCAGAGAAATTAAAACAACTTATTTGATACCGCGTGCTAATTATGCAATAAATGAAATCGGCAGAAATTATTCAAATGATGAAAATATTTTACGTGCACTAAGGAATTATGCTGTAACAACCAACATTTTGCTGGACTCAATATTCAGCAATCTGGCTAAGAATAAAAACAAAGAAAATCTCATTTTTCATAAAGCAATAGATAAATTTGCCAATATTGAGCAGCAAAAATTGTCTTTATCTCAAAAAGCTATATTATTAATTAATAGTGTACCTCAGGTTACAAGTACATTAGTCGGGATGAAAAGCGTTAATTATGTTGAAGATGTGAAAAAATCGATAAAATGTGAATATCTGGAAAAATACTCCGATTACTGGCATAATAATGGTTCAATTATTTAA
- the plsY gene encoding glycerol-3-phosphate 1-O-acyltransferase PlsY — translation MFLLATIIILSYLVGSIPTSLIISKYFHGIDIREHGSGNAGGTNVMRVLGWKKGLLVIILDALKGAVAVVIVARLHYGGLPFQNVSPFDDFTLVQIIAGIAAVIGHIWTVFAGFRGGKGIATALGMLLMIITVDMLIAVGIFILVVSISRYVSLGSIIAALSVPLTLIFRENILHDHIQSYGTLLPFVAGVALLVVFTHRKNVVRLFNGTENKLSFKKK, via the coding sequence ATGTTTTTATTAGCAACAATCATAATTCTTTCTTACTTAGTTGGCTCTATACCAACAAGTTTAATTATTAGTAAATATTTTCATGGGATTGATATACGTGAACATGGCAGCGGTAATGCCGGCGGTACAAATGTTATGCGTGTGCTGGGCTGGAAGAAAGGATTATTAGTTATTATTCTTGATGCTCTTAAAGGAGCAGTTGCTGTAGTAATTGTTGCAAGATTACATTATGGCGGATTACCATTTCAAAACGTTTCTCCATTTGATGATTTTACTTTAGTTCAGATCATTGCTGGTATTGCTGCAGTTATCGGACATATCTGGACTGTTTTTGCAGGCTTCCGCGGTGGAAAAGGAATTGCTACTGCTCTGGGTATGTTATTAATGATCATCACTGTTGATATGCTTATAGCAGTTGGAATATTTATTCTTGTAGTTTCAATATCAAGATATGTTTCTTTGGGTTCTATTATAGCTGCATTATCAGTTCCGCTTACTCTAATATTCAGAGAAAATATTTTACACGATCACATTCAAAGTTATGGCACATTGCTTCCTTTTGTTGCCGGTGTTGCTTTACTTGTAGTATTTACACATAGAAAAAATGTTGTTCGTTTATTTAACGGAACAGAAAACAAATTAAGTTTTAAGAAAAAGTAA
- a CDS encoding NAD(P)H-dependent glycerol-3-phosphate dehydrogenase, which yields MKITVLGAGGWGTTLGILLHYNGHQVTLWEYKKNYVKELIKKRINSLYLPGVSIPEEIIITHDLEDSIHQKNIIVLAVPSQFLRSVVEQIKYSEIKNSILVSVSKGIENKHLMTMSQMLKDVHPQLNKNQIGVLSGPSHAEEVSRRIPTAVVAASVDHDTSKSIQAAFMNSYFRVYSSTDILGVELGGAFKNVIAIGAGIIDGAGFGDNTKAAIMTRGVAEISRLGLAMGAKPETFAGLSGIGDLIVTCMSKHSRNRYVGEQIGKGKTLKEVLKSMDMVAEGVETSRSASKLADKHKIEVPITTEVYKILFEDKDPVKATTDLMTRDMKTERH from the coding sequence ATGAAAATTACGGTGCTTGGTGCAGGCGGCTGGGGAACTACACTTGGTATTCTTCTACACTATAACGGTCATCAGGTTACACTTTGGGAATACAAAAAAAATTACGTTAAGGAACTAATTAAAAAAAGAATCAACTCTCTTTACCTTCCCGGTGTGTCTATCCCTGAAGAGATTATAATCACCCATGATCTTGAAGATTCAATCCATCAAAAAAATATTATAGTTCTTGCAGTGCCTTCACAGTTTCTTCGTTCTGTTGTTGAACAGATTAAGTATTCTGAAATTAAAAATTCCATTCTTGTAAGTGTTTCAAAAGGTATCGAGAATAAACATCTAATGACAATGTCTCAAATGTTAAAAGATGTTCATCCTCAGTTAAACAAAAATCAAATTGGTGTTCTTTCCGGGCCCTCGCATGCTGAAGAAGTAAGCAGAAGAATCCCAACTGCGGTTGTTGCTGCATCAGTTGATCATGATACTTCCAAATCTATTCAAGCAGCATTTATGAATTCTTATTTCAGAGTATATTCATCTACTGATATTCTTGGTGTTGAGCTTGGCGGTGCATTTAAAAATGTAATTGCAATCGGTGCGGGAATAATTGACGGTGCCGGCTTTGGTGATAATACAAAGGCTGCAATAATGACCCGCGGTGTTGCTGAGATCTCTCGACTTGGTTTAGCAATGGGGGCAAAACCTGAAACTTTTGCCGGACTTTCAGGAATTGGCGATCTTATAGTTACTTGTATGAGCAAACATAGCCGCAATCGCTATGTTGGTGAACAAATTGGTAAGGGTAAAACTCTTAAAGAAGTTTTAAAAAGTATGGATATGGTTGCTGAAGGCGTTGAGACAAGCCGGTCTGCTTCTAAACTTGCTGATAAACATAAAATTGAAGTCCCTATTACTACAGAAGTTTATAAGATATTGTTTGAAGATAAAGACCCGGTAAAAGCAACAACCGATCTTATGACCCGCGATATGAAAACCGAAAGACATTAA
- a CDS encoding GxxExxY protein — protein sequence MLHENITKKIIEAYYKVYNSLGYGFLEKVYENALKIELRRANLKVDQQKNVKVFYNEFEVGDYFADLIVEDLVIVELKAAESLCEEHEAQLINYLKATNLEVGLLLNFGKKAEFKRKVFSNDRKSV from the coding sequence ATGCTGCACGAAAATATTACAAAGAAAATTATTGAAGCTTATTATAAAGTTTATAATTCTCTTGGTTATGGATTCTTAGAAAAGGTTTATGAAAATGCTTTAAAGATTGAACTTAGGCGAGCAAATCTAAAAGTTGATCAGCAGAAAAATGTCAAAGTGTTTTATAATGAGTTTGAGGTTGGTGATTACTTTGCAGATTTAATAGTCGAAGATTTAGTAATAGTAGAATTAAAAGCTGCTGAAAGTTTATGTGAAGAACATGAAGCTCAACTGATCAATTATCTAAAAGCAACAAATCTTGAAGTCGGTCTATTATTAAATTTTGGAAAGAAAGCAGAATTTAAGAGAAAAGTATTTTCAAATGATCGAAAATCCGTGTGA
- a CDS encoding deoxyguanosinetriphosphate triphosphohydrolase: protein MDWKLLLTDDRLGIDKNQQSKKDGRSQFQKDFDRIVFSPAFRRLQDKTQVFPLPESDFVHTRLTHSLEVSVVGRSLGNLVGERIIAKHPKLKKDFTQFHFGEIVAAACLAHDIGNPPFGHSGEDAISEYFKNGNGKKFKEEINDEKKWNDLIRFEGNAQGFRIITKLQNQDVDGGLQLTYATLSALNKYPKESLTDLEIKYGNGHKNIYKKFGFFQSEKEIFKHVAEKTGLGKPERNENFLWHRHPLSFLVEAADDICYSIMDLEDGFRLGLLSFKETENLLLPLIHQSDLSGYKKRDDNEKVGYLRAKAISDLVSLVAEAFMENEKDILTGKFKKELVTVISKSNTLKKIEKASVAKIYRHRSVVEREAAGYEVLGGLLDTFITGYNEYSNHNLTPKYRAIINLVPKRFFYGEKKYPELYQRLLRIIDFISGMTDSYAVSIYRKIKGISLPGGRVTE, encoded by the coding sequence TTGGATTGGAAATTACTCTTAACAGATGACCGTCTTGGCATTGACAAAAATCAGCAATCAAAAAAAGATGGACGCAGTCAGTTTCAAAAAGATTTTGATCGAATAGTTTTTTCTCCTGCTTTCAGGAGATTGCAGGATAAAACTCAGGTTTTCCCTTTACCGGAAAGTGATTTTGTTCATACAAGATTAACCCACAGTCTTGAGGTATCAGTTGTTGGAAGATCGCTTGGCAATCTTGTCGGAGAAAGAATAATTGCTAAACATCCAAAACTGAAAAAAGATTTTACACAATTCCATTTTGGAGAAATTGTAGCGGCAGCATGTCTTGCTCACGATATTGGTAATCCGCCATTTGGTCATTCAGGTGAAGATGCAATCTCTGAATACTTCAAGAATGGAAATGGTAAAAAGTTTAAAGAAGAAATTAATGATGAGAAAAAATGGAACGATCTGATTCGCTTTGAAGGAAATGCACAGGGATTTAGAATAATTACAAAGTTACAAAACCAGGATGTAGATGGTGGATTACAGTTAACCTATGCAACTTTATCTGCATTAAATAAATACCCAAAAGAATCTTTAACAGATCTTGAAATTAAATATGGGAATGGACATAAAAATATTTACAAGAAGTTTGGTTTCTTCCAGTCTGAAAAAGAAATATTTAAACACGTTGCTGAGAAAACTGGTTTGGGAAAACCTGAAAGAAACGAAAATTTTTTATGGCATCGTCATCCGCTTTCTTTTCTTGTCGAAGCTGCTGATGATATTTGCTACAGCATTATGGATCTTGAAGATGGCTTCCGTCTGGGATTATTATCTTTTAAAGAAACAGAAAATTTACTTTTGCCATTAATTCATCAGAGTGATTTATCAGGCTACAAAAAGAGAGATGATAATGAAAAGGTTGGTTATCTGCGGGCAAAAGCTATTAGTGATCTTGTAAGTCTTGTTGCAGAGGCTTTTATGGAAAATGAAAAAGATATTCTTACAGGAAAATTTAAGAAAGAGCTTGTAACAGTAATTTCAAAATCAAATACTCTTAAGAAAATTGAGAAAGCTTCTGTTGCAAAAATTTACAGGCATAGAAGTGTTGTTGAACGTGAAGCTGCCGGATATGAAGTTCTTGGCGGTTTGCTCGATACTTTTATCACTGGCTATAATGAATATTCCAATCATAATCTTACTCCAAAATATAGAGCAATAATAAATCTCGTTCCCAAAAGATTTTTCTATGGAGAAAAAAAATATCCCGAACTTTATCAGAGGCTTTTACGCATAATTGATTTTATTTCAGGAATGACAGATTCTTATGCTGTTTCGATCTATCGGAAAATAAAAGGGATTTCTTTACCGGGTGGTCGGGTAACAGAGTAA